The Gemmatimonadota bacterium region GCGTCGGAACGCTCGTCGAGGACCCTGCGCTCCATGCGCCCCTTCCGGGTGAGGCGGACCCTGCGCACTCGGCGATCCTCGGGCGCCCGCACCACCGTCACCAGCGCGTCCCGCTCCAGACTGCGGAGGAGTCGGCTGACGTAGCCCGAATCGAGCTCCAACCGAGCCCGCAGCGTGCGCACGTCCATGCCGTCCGGTCCGATCTCCCAGAGCAGACGCGCCTCCCCGAGCGGGCGTTTCCGGCCCATGTACCGGTCGCGGAGAGCCCCGACCCGGCTGGTCACCCGCCGGTTGAAGCGACGAACCTTCTCCAGGGTATCGGGATCCATTATCTGATTCTAGTCAGACAAATCCGGAGCTCGCAAGATCCCAAGGTGGCTTGAACAGCCGACGCCGCGCCGCGAGGCTCCTCCATGACGTCCCGAACCCCGCCTCCTGCTGCCCCGTCCCCACGCGGCACGGTCCTGTTGACCGGCGCCACCGGCTACATCGGCGGACGCCTGGGACCCCGCTTGCTGGACGCCGGCTGGCATCTGCGCTGTCTGACGCGCTCGGCTGGGAAGCTGCGGGCACGCGAGTGGGCGACGCGGACCGGCGTGGAGATCGTGGAAGCGGACGCGGAAGACGTCGACGCGGTGGCCGGAGCGCTGCGCGGGACGGACGCCGCCTTCTACCTCATCCACTCGATGATGGCGTCCGGGAAGGACTATCGCGCGCGCGACCAGGCGCTGGCGACCGCCTTCGCCAGAGCAGCAGCGCACGCCGGGCTTCCGCACCTCATCTACCTCGGGGGTCTGGGCGAGATGGGCGACCATCTGAGCGAGCACCTGCGCTCCCGGCGCGAGGTCGAGGAGGCCCTGCGCTCCACCGGAGTGCCGGTCACCTGCCTGCGTGCGGCGATGATCATCGGATCCGGCTCGGCTTCGTTCGAGATCCTGCGCTATCTGGTCGAGCGTCTGCCGATCATGATCACGCCGCGGTGGGTCGGTACCGAATGCCAGCCCATCGCGGTACGCAACGTCCTCCACGACCTGACGGTCGTGCTGGACACGCCGGCCGCGCACGGACGCGACATCGACATCGGCGGGCCGGACGTGGTGACGTATCGCGCACTCATGGACGTCATGGCGGAGGAGCTGGGCCTGCCGCGTCGCCGGGTCATTCCGGTGCCCGTGCTCACGCCGACGCTCAGCTCCTGGTGGATCCACCTGGTCACGCCGCTCAGCCACCGGATCGGACGCCCCCTCGCCGAAGGGCTCCGGAACCGCGTCGTCACGGGGAACGACGACGCGCTCGAGCTCTTCCCGCAGCGGATGCTCACGGCCCGGGAAGCCATCCGCGCCGCGCTGGGCCGCATCCGCGACCATACCATCGCCACGCGCTGGGCCGACGCGGGGCCCGTGCCGGGCGATCCCGACTGGTCCGGCGGCACCGTCCTGCAGGACGTACGGGAGATGACGGTCGACGCCTCCTGCACGGCGGTCTACCGCGCGTTCCTCGGGATCGGCGGCACGCGCGGCTACTTCACCGCCGATTGGCTCTGGGCGCTGCGCGGGCTGCTCGACCGCCTCACGGGCGGACCCGGACTCCGCCGTGGGCGACGTCACCCGGACGACGCACAGTTCGGGGACACCATCGACTTCTGGCGGGTGACGCGGGTGGAGCCCGACCGCGCTCTGGAGCTGAGGGCGGAGATGCGACTTCCCGGAAAGGCCACGCTCACGTTCGAAGCGGAGTCGATGGGGCCCGGGCGCACCCGTCTGATCCAGACGGCGCGCTTCAAGCCCCACGGCCTGCGCGGACTCCTGTACTGGTGGGCGGTCTTCCCGCTGCACGGGATCGTCTTCCGCGGGATGATGCGCGGCGTGGCGCAGCGGGCGCGGGAGATCGCACGCGACTGAAGGGGCGACCCGCCGTCGTGCGCCCCCACGACGGGCCGAACACGAAGACGGCTGCCGCACCCGTTTGCGTTCTGGCCCGTCGGCGCAACCACGCCCTCCACGAGCAGGCACGTCCGTTGCGCAGGTCTTCTGCAGTGTCCCCCGCGTTCCGACGTTCCATTCTGCAGGGGGCTCCATGATCTTCACTTCGGTTCCGACTTGGCGCGTGGCGTGCGTTCTGCTCTCCGCCGCGCTCGCATCCATCAGCACCTCCACCTCCGTCCGCGCCCAGGCGCCGGAGCGGACCAGCATGCGCGGCGACTCCGGGATGGTCATCCGCACCGAGCTCGATGGTCCCGAGTCCGCGCTGCACGACGAGGCCGCCGACGTCTACCTGGTCTCGAACGTGGCCGGAGGTCCCAGTGCCGCGGACGGCAACGGGTTCATCTCCCGGATCGGGCCGGACGGAACCGTCCTCGACGCTCGCTGGATCGATTCCGGGCAGGACGGGGTGACGCTCAACGCACCCAAAGGCCTCGCCCTGTCGGCGGACACGCTCTTCGTCGCGGACCTGGACGTCGTCCGCCGCTTCCACCGTGAGACCGGCGAGTCGCTCGGCGAGTGGCCGGTGCCGGGCGCTACCTTCCTGAACGCCGTGGCGGTGGGCCCCGACGGCGCGGTCTACGTGACGGACACGGGCATCGAATTCGTGGACGGACGGGCGGAGCCGCGCGGTACGGACGCCGTATACCGCTTCGGGCTCGACGGCGAACCCCTCACGGTGGCCGAAGGCGACGATCTCGGCGGACCCAACGGCATCGTCGTCGATGAGCAGGGGGCCGTCGTCGTCACGTTCGGAGGCGACCGCGTCTATCGTGTGGACCGGGCGGGCAATACCTCACCGGTCGCCACGCTCCCCCAGGGTCAGCTGGACGGTCTGGTCCAGCTTCCCGGTGAGGACCATCTCGTCACCAGCTGGTCGGCGCGAGGCGTCTACCGGATCGGTCCGGACGGCTCCGCCTCCCAGGTCGTGGAGGGGCTCAGCTCCCCTGCCGACATCGGGTACGACGCCGAGCGCGGGCGGCTGCTCATCCCCCTTCTCCAGCAGAACGAGCTGCATGTCGTGCCCATCGAGACGGACATGCGCGTGAGC contains the following coding sequences:
- a CDS encoding SDR family oxidoreductase, with translation MTSRTPPPAAPSPRGTVLLTGATGYIGGRLGPRLLDAGWHLRCLTRSAGKLRAREWATRTGVEIVEADAEDVDAVAGALRGTDAAFYLIHSMMASGKDYRARDQALATAFARAAAHAGLPHLIYLGGLGEMGDHLSEHLRSRREVEEALRSTGVPVTCLRAAMIIGSGSASFEILRYLVERLPIMITPRWVGTECQPIAVRNVLHDLTVVLDTPAAHGRDIDIGGPDVVTYRALMDVMAEELGLPRRRVIPVPVLTPTLSSWWIHLVTPLSHRIGRPLAEGLRNRVVTGNDDALELFPQRMLTAREAIRAALGRIRDHTIATRWADAGPVPGDPDWSGGTVLQDVREMTVDASCTAVYRAFLGIGGTRGYFTADWLWALRGLLDRLTGGPGLRRGRRHPDDAQFGDTIDFWRVTRVEPDRALELRAEMRLPGKATLTFEAESMGPGRTRLIQTARFKPHGLRGLLYWWAVFPLHGIVFRGMMRGVAQRAREIARD